TCTTTTGGATGCAAAGCCATGCTTATCGAATAAGCGGGTAAATAAAACATGGATATAATTATCTAATTTGGAACCAATCTTGATTACATTTGAATTACTGGAGTTGCCATATCGACCATAAGCAATATAACTCTTCCAGCCATTCTCCATAGCCATATTGCCAATATCTTCTGCAATCCTGCCAGTAGAACCTGTATTGACAACAGTATTTATTTGAAGCAGTGCTTTCATAGGTAAGTTAGGTAGATAAAACGCTTTTTAAAATCTTTATTTGATTATGTGGGTTATATTTTTCATCAATAATCTTATAGCAATCATTGCGTACGTTTTCCTTTTGGTTATTGGTCTTTACTAACCAACTTTTGATAACACGCAGCAAATCATTAATATTGTCTTCTTCAAAATAATCTCCTGTAAAACCGGGTTGAATGGCTTCAAATTCCGGGCCTTGTTCTGCAAAATTATTATGTGTAATTACTGGTAAACCATAAACCATGCTGTGCATCACAGTTAGGCCAATATTGCCAGGCGTAACACTTAGGGTAGCATTATAAATTAATTCTGCCAATTCTTCTTCCTTATAGGATTCACCATAAAACCAGACTGAAGTTTGTAATCCTAATTTATCAACCAAATTTTTCAATTCAAAATCATCTGTCTCTCTCCCAATTATCACTAAATTACAAGCATGATTTTCTTCTTTAGACAAAATGCCTACAACTTCAATTAATAAGTCTAATTTTTTAATCTTTTGAATTCTACCGACATATAAAAGAACAGGATTGCGATTGCCAAAATGTTCAAAATAAATAGATGTCTGGGTTGATTTATTTCTAAAATTAATTTGGGAATCATAATCAAGAGAATTGTAAATGGGAATTAATTTATCAGCCTTAAACCCTTCTTTTATCATTAATTCTCGCGCATAATCTCCATATAAAAGCAGTTTTGTTGCTAGATTAAAAAATATTTTTTTTAATATTCTTTTACTTCTTGTTTCATTTCCATACCAACCATGGGACCACAAGTAAGTTTTTTTTCCCAATATTTTAGCCAAGATTAAGATTAGCCAGCTTGAAAGACAGAAAGGTTCACCTGTGAGTATATAATTTTTGTAGGGTTTGAATACGGCAGCCACAGCACCTTTTTGCCAATAAAAATTGTGGTAGATTCTCTTATTTTGCAGTTCTTTTGTAAAACCGAGCAATTTAGCATAATCCATCTTTTTTATGGGA
The Arachidicoccus soli DNA segment above includes these coding regions:
- a CDS encoding glycosyltransferase, with amino-acid sequence MKIKTCCILNIAPIYRIPIFNLMGKELPCDFFVGDKVGSPIKKMDYAKLLGFTKELQNKRIYHNFYWQKGAVAAVFKPYKNYILTGEPFCLSSWLILILAKILGKKTYLWSHGWYGNETRSKRILKKIFFNLATKLLLYGDYARELMIKEGFKADKLIPIYNSLDYDSQINFRNKSTQTSIYFEHFGNRNPVLLYVGRIQKIKKLDLLIEVVGILSKEENHACNLVIIGRETDDFELKNLVDKLGLQTSVWFYGESYKEEELAELIYNATLSVTPGNIGLTVMHSMVYGLPVITHNNFAEQGPEFEAIQPGFTGDYFEEDNINDLLRVIKSWLVKTNNQKENVRNDCYKIIDEKYNPHNQIKILKSVLST